GCACACTCTTATGGCTTCTGCAGTTTGAGAGGTTGGGAAGGGATATGACTTTAACAGTAAAGATGACAGTGAATGGCAACGCGGTATCGGCGGAAGTTGAGGCTAGGACGTTGCTTGTGCAATTCATTCGGGACCATATTGGTTTGACTGGTACACACGTTGGTTGTGACACGAGCCAGTGTGGTGCATGTGTTGTACATGTTGATGGTAAAGCTATAAAGTCTTGCACTATCCTTGCCGCACAATGCCAAGATTCGACGATCGTAACTATAGAAGGTTTGGCCGACGGAGATACGCTACATCCCATGCAGGAGGCTTTCCGAGATAATCATGGTCTACAGTGTGGCTTTTGTACTCCAGGCATGGTCATGTCGGCAGTTGATATTGCGGCTCGCCACCCCCACTTGGACGAGGCCCTGGTTAGGCAAGAGTTGGAGGGTAATCTTTGCCGCTGCACCGGTTACCATAATATCGTCAAGGCTGTTTTAGCCGGCGCTGCAAGCAGCTAGCCCGTTTCACGAAAGAA
This genomic stretch from Rhodospirillaceae bacterium harbors:
- a CDS encoding carbon monoxide dehydrogenase, which gives rise to MTLTVKMTVNGNAVSAEVEARTLLVQFIRDHIGLTGTHVGCDTSQCGACVVHVDGKAIKSCTILAAQCQDSTIVTIEGLADGDTLHPMQEAFRDNHGLQCGFCTPGMVMSAVDIAARHPHLDEALVRQELEGNLCRCTGYHNIVKAVLAGAASS